The genomic DNA GGGGAATATTGTGAGTAAAAATACAATCGATATAACATCTTTAGAAGATGTTTCATTGAACGCCTTCGCTTATGAATTGCTACGTGAAGAATTACTACCTGATTTAATCGGCAACGATTTAGATGGTATTTTATACTGGTCTGGTAGAAACCTTGCAAGAAAATATCCGCTAGAAACAATTGAAGAAGTCATTCAGTTCTTTGAAAAGGCTGGCTGGGGCACTTTAAGCATTATTGAACATAAGCGTCGTGAAATGCAGTTCCAACTTAAAGGCACACTCATTGCAGAACGTCAAAAACAAAAAAGGCATTCTTCTTATCAACTAGAAGCTGGATTCATCGCTGAACAAATTCAAAAGCAACGGAACGTCGTTGCAGAGTCATATGAAGAAAAGAAAAAACGTTCTGACTCTATTACATTTCTTGTGAAATGGGATATAAAAGATCTCATTGAAGTGTAAGCATTACCTACAGTCAACTAGACATATCAGTTTAGTTGACTTTTTTGTATTTTCATTCACGTCAATTTATTTTAAATCTTCAGAAATTATAACAAAAAATAGAAGACATTGTAAACTACAACGTCTTCTTATCTGTTAAATACGTATAAATCGTCTCTGCAACATTTTTTGGCATACCTGCTTCGACAAATTCTGCTACAGAAGCTTCTTTCATCTTCTTTAATGAACCAAAATGTTTTAACAATACCTTTTTCCGTTTATCACCGATTCCTGGAATGTCATCCAATGCTGATTGAATGACAGATTTCCCGTGTAATTGACGATGGAATGTAATCGCAAATCGATGCACCTCGTCTTGAATACGCTGCAATAAATAAAATTCTTGGCTATTTCTCTCAAGCACCACAGGTTCCGGGGGATCTCCAATAATTAAATGGGAGGTTTTATGTTTGTCATCTTTTACAAGACCTGCCATCGGAATATATAATCCGAGCTCATCCTCTAAAATATCACTTGCAGCCGCCAAGTGGCCTTTTCCGCCATCAATAATAATCAAATCCGGTAAAGGTAAATTTTCTTTAAGCGCCCTTGTATAACGGCGTCTCACAACTTCCCTCATAGACTCATAATCATCTGGCCCTTGAACCGTTTTAATTTTATATTTCCTATATTCTTTCTTCGCTGGTTTCCCATCGATAAAAGCAATCATTGCAGAAACGGGATTTGTTCCTTGAATATTTGAGTTATCAAACGCTTCAATACGATACGGTGTTTCAATTCCAAGCTGCTTCCCTAAATGATCTACCGCTTTAATCGTTCGTTCTTCATCACGTTCGATTAAGTAAAACTTCTCTTCAAGAGCAATTTTTGCGTTTTTATTTGCTAATTCTACAAGGTCTTTTTTCTTACCACGTTTCGGCTGTGTCGCTTCCACTTCTAAAAAGCGCTCTACTAATTCCGAGTCTATACTTCCTGGAACGACAATTTCCTTCGGCTTAAAATGACTACTGTTTTCATAAAATTGGCCGATAAACGTTAAAAAGCCCTCTTCTGGTTCATCGTAAATCGGAAACATAGAAACATCACGTTCAATTAGCTTGCCTTTTCGAACGAAGAAAACTTGAACACACATCCATCCTTTATCCACTGCATATCCAAACACATCGCGATCCACTAAGTCACTCATAATCATCTTTTGTTTTTCCATAATCGCATCAATATGAGCAATTTGATCACGCAACTCTTTTGCACGTTCAAACTCTAGTTTCTCTGAGGCCTCATACATTTTTATTTCTAATTCTGAACGAACTTCTTTATGCCCACCATTTAAAAACTTAATAATTTCATCTACAATTTCTTTATTTTGTTCTTCCGTCACTTCTTTCACACAAGGCGCTAGACATTGATCCATATGATAATACAAACAAACTTTATCTGGCATATTCGTGCATTTCCGAAGTGGATACATACGATCTAGCAGTTTTTTCGTTTCATGAGCAGATTGTGCATTTGGATAAGGACCAAAATACTTTCCTTTATCCTTTTTTACATTTCGAGTAATGAGTAAGCGCGGTTGTTTCTCCGCTGTAATTTTAATAAAAGGATATGTTTTATCATCTTTTAATTGAATATTATATTTCGGATCATATTTTTTAATTAGATTTAACTCTAAAATAAGTGCTTCTAAATTCGAAGAGGTTACAATATATTCAAAATCAACAATTTCTCCTACAAGCCGCAGTGTTTTCCCATCATGTGAACCAGTAAAGTACGAGCGCACACGATTTTTAAGCACTTTTGCCTTTCCGACATATATAACCGTTCCTTGCTTATCTTTCATTAAATAACAACCAGGTTGATCTGGTAAAATAGCCAACTTTTCTTTCAAATGTTCGTGCACTCGTCTCCCTCCATTTCTACATGCTTAGCATTTTTATTTTCACTTGAAAACATACTATGCCAAAACACCCAACATACGTTCCTTTATTGTAACGGAAAGGATCTAAAAAAGAAAATAAAAAAAGCTACCATTTGGTAGCTTTTTTTATTTTAGAAGTGTTTAGAAACTAATTCTACTAACGCTTCTTTCGGTTTGTAACCTAACGCTTGATCAACTACTTTACCGTCTTTTAATACGAAAAGAGCTGGAATACTCATTACTTCGAATTGACGAGCAGTTTCTTGGTTTTCATCAACATCTACTTTTACTACTTTTACTTTTTCGCCTAATTCTGCATCGATTTCCTCTAATACAGGAGCGATCATTTTACAAGGTCCACACCAAGGTGCCCAGAAATCTAATAATACAACACCTTCGCTAGTTTCAGCTGCGAAGCTTTGGTCATTTGCGTTTACAATTGCCATTTTATTTCCTCCTTCAAGTATATTCTACCAAGAGTATATCATTAACTTATATACGTGGCGAATAATATGTATCGTTATGTATTGTAACAAAAAAATGTTCCTTTATACTATATAAAAATACGGATTAAATACTAAAAAGATGAGAGACAGGGGATCTCTCACCTTTTTCTATATATAGGGGTACTTCACTTGGAACTCAAGGGTACTTAAATCATGAATGTACTTTTAACTTTTTAAACTCTTCTGTTAAAAGAGGTACAACTTCGAACAAGTCACCGACAATACCGTAGTCAGCTACTTTGAAGATACTTGCTTCTGGATCTTTATTAATCGCAACGATTATTTTTGAGTTAGACATACCTGCTAAATGCTGAATCGCACCAGAAATACCACATGCAATGTATAAGTCTGGCGTAACAACTTTACCAGTTTGACCAATTTGTAATGAGTACTCACAGTATTCAGCGTCACAAGCACCACGAGATGCCCCAACAGCGCCGCCTAGTACGTCAGCTAACTCTTTTAATGGTTTAAATCCTTCTTCACTCTTCACACCGCGTCCGCCAGCGATAATAACTTTCGCTTCAGAAAGATCAACACCTTCTGCTGTTTTACGGACAACATCCTGAATGATTGTACGTAAATCTTTCACATCAACTGTAATAGAAGATACGTCACCGCTGCGAGACTCATCTTTTTCCAGAGTTGCAATGTTATTTGGACGCACTGTCGCAAATAAGATGCCGTCTGTTACAATCTTCTTCTCGAATGCTTTACCAGAGTAAATCGGACGAGTGAAGATAACATTTCCACCTTCAACCTCTAAAGCAGTTACGTCAGAAACTAAACCAGCTTCAAGCTTCGCTGCTAATTTTGGTGATAAATCTTTACCAAGTGCTGTATGTCCAAAGACAATACCTTCTGGATTTTCTTCAGCATGTACAGCTAAAAACGCTTGTGCATAACCATCAGATGTATATGATTTTAATTTATCATTTTCAACTGTCACAACGCGATCTGCACCGTAATGAATCAATTCATTTGCAAAAGAGGCAACGCTGTCTCCAACTAGAAGACCTACTACTTCACCGCCTTCTGCAATTGTTTTTGCTGCTGCTACCGCTTCAAACGAAACGTTACGTAGCGATCCATCACGAACTTCACCCATTACTAATACTTTACGAGCCATAGATTTTCCCTCCTGCATATATAATTTCGTATTTTATTAGATTACTTTCGCTTCTGTATGGAGCAACGATACAAGTTCTTTTACTTGATCTTGCAGCTCGCCTTGTAACACTTTTCCTGCATCTTTCTTAGGAGGCAAATAGATTTCAATTGTTTTTGTCTTTGCTTCCACATCATCTTCTTCTAAATCTAAATCATCTAATTCTAATTCTTCTAGTGGCTTTTTCTTCGCTTTCATAATACCTGGAAGCGATGGATAACGAGGTTCATTTAAACCTTGCTGTGCTGTTACTAACACTGGTAATGAAGTTGCAATCACTTCTGTATCACCTTCAACATCACGCTCAATCTTCACATTTGTACCGTCAATTTCAAGTTTTGTAATTGTCGTTACATACGGAATATTTAACGCTTCAGCTACGCGTGGACCTACTTGTCCAGATGCACCATCAATTGCAACGTTTCCACCTAAAATTAGATCTGCATCTTTATCTTTTAAATATTCAGCAAGCACTTTTGCTGTCGTGAACTGGTCACCATTTTCTACATCATCTTCAATATTAATTAATACCGCTTTATCACAGCCCATCGCTAATGCAGTACGAAGTTCTTTCTCACTATCTTCGCCACCGACTGTTACAACTGTAACTTCTCCACCTTGTGCGTCTCTTACTTGAATTGCTTCTTCAATTGCATATTCATCGTAAGGGTTGATGATGAATTCCGCTTCGCCATCGTAAATTGCACCGTTTTTAATTACGATTTTTTCTTCTGTATCAAATGTTCGTTTCATGAGTACGTAGATGTTCATTCCATTTACCCCCTTGTTTTTCAGAAAGATTCTATCAATTTTAATTTTCTGTTAATTTATATTAAAAAAATAATTGAACTACCTGCCACTAAATGAAGGTTTACGCTTTTCTAAAAATGCAGCTACACCTTCTCTTCCATCTTCACTCGTAAATACTTCACCAAAAATTTGTGATTCACGTTGTACACCTTCATAGTAATGAGACGATTTGGTCGTTTGCAATAACTCTAGTACAGCACGAGTTGTTGCTGGACTTTTTCCAGCAATTTGTTTTGCGACTTTAAGCGTATCATCTAAAAGTGATTCTTCAGAGAACAATCCGTTAACAAGTCCCCATTTCAATGCTTCTGCACCAGTAATTGGTGTACTTGTTAACATCATTTCACAAGCTTTTGCTTTCCCAACATAACGTGGTAAGCGCTGTGTACCTGCAAAGCCAGGAATTAATCCAAGTGTTAATTCAGGTAAACCAAGTTTTGCACTTTCAGTTGCAAAGCGCATGTGGCAAGACATAGCAAACTCAAGGCCGCCGCCCAGTGCCGCTCCATGAATTGCCGCAATAACTGGTTTTGAACATTTTTCAACACGCTCAAACGTAACTTGTCCAAGCTGTGCTAATTCTGTTGCTTGCTTCGCTTCAGTAACAGATGTAAATTCTTTAATATCTGCTCCTGCTGAGAAGAAACGTCCTTCACCGTGAATAACAACAACACGAATGTTATCATCCTTTTCCACTTGATCAATTAATTCAGTAACGTCATGCATAACTTGTGAAGACATCGCATTTGCTGGTGCATGATTTAACGTCGCCACCGCGATATGATCTTCAACTCTTACAGATAGGAATTTCAACATGATCCCTCCCATTATTGACGATAACCACAAGCTGCAATGAGTAGCCCATGTACCGTTTTTGAAAGTGCGACCAGATCATACTTATGATCGCTCATTACCCAATTGGTCACAACTTCATCTACTGTTCCAAAGATCATTTGTCTTGCCACGCGAACATTTAAATCTGCTTGAAATTCACCTTGTTTTATACCAGTCTCTAAAATCTCATCCATAACTTGTAAGTAGCCTTTTAATACTTCATTTATTTTAAGGCGCAAGTCTTGATTGGACTGCCTGAGCTCTAATTGCGTAACGATAGCAAGGGGATCATTTTGTGACAACAGCAAGAAGTGCGTTTCTACCAACATGAATAACTTCGATACAGCGCTTTCAATTCCTGCTGTTTTTTGACGAATTGTTTCGACAAAATCTCCCATCTTCTCTTGGAATAAGGATATTAATATATCTTCTTTATTTTTAAAATATAAATAAATCGTGCCATCAGCTACCCCAGCTTGCTTTGCGATTTTAGAAACTTGCGCTTGGTGGTACCCATTCTCCGCAATCACAATGACTGCCGCATCAATAATTTGATTGTATTTCGGTCTATTTTTCTTCACTTTACTGTCCCCTTCAAGAAGATGACTGAATGAATAGTCATTCATATTCTTATAATACTGACTATTTAGAAAAGTGTCAATCCTATTTTTTCAAAAAGAAAGGGCCTTAGCCCGTTTGCTCATCCTCATTCTTTCTCTTCTCTTCATCCATTAAAACACGGCGTAAAATTTTCCCTACTGTCGTTTTCGGCAATTCATCTCTAAACTCATATACTTTCGGCACTTTATAAGCCGCTAAATATTTACGTGCAAACTGATTTAATTCTTCCTCAGAGCACTCCGTACCTTCTTTTAACACAACAAATGCTTTAACTGTCTCTCCTCTGTACGGATCTGGAACTCCAATTGTCACTACTTCTTGCACTTTTTCATGCTCATATAATACTTCTTCAACTTCACGAGGATACACATTAAATCCACTCGCGACAATCATATCTTTCTTGCGATCTTTTACATAGAAGAATCCATCTTCATCCATGTATCCAACGTCACCTGTATGGAGCCAGCCATCTTGCAATACAGCCGCTGTTTCCTCTGGCTTATTCCAGTATCCTTTCATAATTTGAGGACCTTTCACTACAATTTCCCCTATTTCTCCTGGTGGTAATGCCTCACCAGTTTCAAGTGACATAATGATTGCCTCTGTATCTGGCCACGGAACTCCAATGCTACCCGGCACTCGCTTTTCCCATAAAAAATTACTATGTGTAACCGGAGATGATTCTGTTAAACCATATCCCTCTACTAGTTTACCACCTGTAACTTTTTCGAACTTTTCCTGTACTTCTACTGGCAGTGGTGCTGATCCACTAATACAAGCACGAATAGAAGAAATATCGTATTCTTTTAAAAGCGGGCTATTTAAAAGAGCGATATAAATAGTTGGAGCCCCTGGAAACAATGTCACTTTATGCTTCTTAATCGCTTCAAAAATCATTTTCATATCAAACTTTGGAATAAGGACCATTTTGTATCCTTGCATAATACTTAAATTCATAACAGCTGTCATACCATAAACATGGAAAAATGGAAGAACCCCAAGGACGACTTCTTCACCTTCGTTACAATTATATAACCAATGCACTCCCATCAAAGTGTTAGAAACGAGGTTTTTATGCGTTAACATAACTCCTTTTGGAAATCCGGTTGTTCCTCCTGTGTACTGTAAAAGAGCTAGATCATTTTCAGGATCACAAGGCACCTCAACATTCGTATTCACTTCTTTTTCTACTGAATTCCAAAGATGAATCGTTTCACTCTCTGATACTTTCACAACTAAATTCGACTGTTTTTTCTGCACAAATGGATACAATAGATTTTTAGGGAATGGTAAAAAGTCTGCAATACGAGTTACGATAATATGCTCAATTTTTGTAGCAGATTGAACATTCGTTACTCTTGGAAACACTAAATCGAGACAAAGAATTACTTTTGCTCCCGAGTCATGAAGCTGATATTCTAATTCCCTTTCTGTATACAGTGGATTGGTTTGTACTACGATACCTCCCGCAAGTAATGTACCGTAATAACCAATTACAGCTTGCGGACAATTCGGCAACATAATAGCAACTCGATCACCCTTTTCCACACCGAGCTTTTGAAGATAATTTGCAAACCTCTTCACCTTATCATGGAAGTCCGAAAACGTAATATCCTTCCCTAAAAAGTGAAGCGCTTTCTTTTCTGGGTAGCGAGAAGCCATCTGTTCTACATATCCATGAAGTGGCTGAATATCATAAGAAATCGTACTAGGAATTTCCTCCGGATAACTTTTCAACCATGTTTTTTCCACCTTCATTCCCCCTTCAAATACATAAAAAATAAAGTGAAACTTTAATCAGTGGGGATTTTTCAGCCCCACTGATTATTAGCCCACACCAATCGGGATTTTACGGGCAGTTAATCACCCAGCTAACTTCTTTACTTTCGCTGAATTTTGAGGCGGGATCTTACTGCCCGTTAATGCGGGATAAATGAATGTTCATTCATGATGGTTATTTTCATTATATTATAGTCACCATAGCGTTACAATCATAATATTCTGACTTTTTTATAACTATGCTTTACTTCATTAACTTCTTATTATATGTAGAAACTCTCCTAATCTTAAAAGAGTAAGAGAGTTTGTCATTAACTTAATCTTATAATCGTTAATACCGCTCCTGGGGTAGTTGTTGATAATGTCGCAACAGCTAACAAACCAAATAATTGCAAACTAATTGCACTCCCCGCCGCAAGGGTCGTAATAATTGTCGCACTAAATGATGTCGTTGCTAATGCAGGAGAATTAATAGTCCCAGCAAGCGGTGCCCCATTAATTGTAATTCGTGAACTAACTAATAATGAAGCGGTTATATTAATTGTATATGAAATATAATAGTTCCCTGCATTTGCAACCGTAAATACTGTGTTCCCCCCAGACACTGTAATACCTGGACCGATATTCTGATTGTTTGGAAGCGGGACATTTGTTCCACCTAGTAGTACCGATATTGCTGTTCCCGACGTATTATTTGCAAATGCGTATGTTGCCGTTATACTTGTGCCTGTTGGGCCTGTCGCTCCCGTTGCCCCTGTATCGCCTGTTGCTCCTGTTATCCCTGTCGCTCCCGTTGCCCCTGTGTCGCCTGTTACTCCTGTCGCCCCCGTTGGGCCTGTGCCACCTGTTGCTCCTGTTGGACCCGTTGCCCCTGTTATTCCTGTCACTCCCGTTGGGCCTGTTGCTCCTGTTATTCCTGTCGCTCCCGTTGGACCTGTATCGCCTGTTACTCCCGTCGCTCCTGTTACTCCTGTCACTCCCGTTGGGCCTGTTGCTCCTGTTATTCCTGTCGCTCCCGTTGCCCCTGTGTCGCCTGTTACTCCTGTCGCTCCCGTTGAGCCTGTTGCTCCTGTTATTCCTGTCGCTCCCGTCGGACCGGTTGGACCAACCTTAGGAACTGTCCCATCGCAACTAAAACAGCATGAATCAACATGTACACCATTTTGATTATTACACCCACAATATCCATTTATGTTATTGCTCCATGAAGACATGTTGATCACTTCCTTTACATTCGATCTTTTTAGCGCAATCACCGAATCAAAAAACACCTATCTAAATAACAAAGAAATACTTAGCCTAGTGGGGGATAAAACACAGATTTCCTCCATACATTCTAGTAATTATTACATGCGATTCACTCTCCTTTTGCTTGTACTTTCGCCCCATCTCCACAGATTATTAACCATACACATTACGCTTTCGTACACAGACAAGTTCCCATTTAAACTTTCCACATTCGCCAATCTTTTTAGTAAAGAGGCTGATTCTTCATAAATAGCAACTATAATATATAAAAATCCGTATAACTTGTTATTTTTATTCAAAATTTTAAAAAAATATTGACACTTAAATTATCCTCATAGTATGATTTGGGTGTTGTAATTGATAACCATTTTCACTTATGGTGCTAGTTACAAAAAACACTTAATTTGGGGGCAGAAGATGAAGAAAATTCTCAGTATTTTCATAGTAGTTCTTCTATTCGCTGTTGGATGCGGACAGCAAAAAGAGGAGAAAAAGGAAACAAAAGCGGACAATAAAAATCAAGCTATAACAATTAAACACGCTGAAGGGGAAACAAAGTTAGATAAACCAGCGAAAAAAGTAGTTGTACTTGAGTGGGTATATTCAGAAGACTTATTAGCACTTGGTGTTCAGCCAGTAGGGATGGCAGACATTAAGAATTATAATAAATGGGTAAATACAAAAACAAAACCAAGTAAAGATGTTGTAGATGTAGGGACACGTCAACAACCAAACTTAGAAGAAATTAGCCGTTTAAAACCAGATTTAATTATCACAGCTTCATTCCGTAGTAAAGCAATTAAAAATGAATTAGAGCAAATTGCACCAACAGTTATGTTTGATCCATCAACAAGCAATAACGATCACTTTGCTGAAATGACAGAAACATTTAAACAAATTGCAAAAGCAGTTGGAAAAGAAGAAGAAGGTAAAAAAGTATTAGCTGATATGGATAAAGCCTTCGCTGATGCAAAAGCAAAAATTGAGAAAGCAGACTTAAAAGATAAAAACATCGCAATGGCACAAGCATTTACTGCTAAAAACGTACCAACATTCCGTATCTTAACTGACAATTCTTTAGCTTTACAAGTTACAAAAAAATTAGGTTTAACAAATACTTTTGAAGCAGGAAAATCTGAGCCAGATGGTTTCAAACAAACAACTGTAGAATCATTACAAAGTGTACAAGATTCAAACTTCATTTACATTGTAGCGGATGAAGATAACATTTTTGACACTCAACTAAAAGGCAACCCTGCTTGGGAAGAATTAAAGTTCAAAAAAGAAAACAAAATGTATAAATTAAAAGGCGACACTTGGATTTTCGGTGGTCCTGAGTCTGCAACATCTTTAGCAACACAAGTAGCAGATGTAATGACAGCGAAGAAGTGATTACACAATGAATAGCCTACAACATACACTTCGAGCAAGTCTTGTATTCGGAGGAGGAGCAGCTCTCTTGCTCCTCCTTTTCTTTATTCATATCGGACAAGGTCAAGCAAACATTTCCTATAGTATGATTATTGATGCTCTTATCTCACCGAACCAATCACTAGAGCATCAAACTTTAATTATGCTTCGATTACCTAGGGCCGTAATTGCCATTTTAGCTGGAGGTGCTCTTGCTGCATCTGGGGTCATTTTACAAACATTAACGAAAAATCCACTTGCTGAATCCAGTACAATGGGTATTCACTCTGGCGCATATTTCTTTCTAGTAGCGGCTACAATTTTTTTACCAAAAGGTCTGCAAATTAATTCACTTCTTTTCACATTTATCGGCGGTGCTATTACCGCTTTATTTGTATACCGTATTTCTGGTGAAAAAAAGGGAACCCCACTTAGAATGGCACTAGCTGGTATGGTCGTTACATTAATGCTTTCTGCCTTTACTGGAACGATGCAGCTTTTCTATGAAAATGAAACAGCTGGTTTATTTTTATGGGGAGCTGGATCTCTTATTCAAAATAACTGGGATGGCGTTCAATTTGCTTTTCCATTTATCATTATTTCTTTCCTAGTTTTACTATTTATGTCTCGTAAACTCAACATTCTCTTACTTGGTGATGATGTCGCTGTTTCTCTTGGTGAAAAAACAGCAGTAACACGTCTTATCGCCTTCATTGCTGCGATCTTTTTAACAGCAGTAATTGTAACTGTTGTTGGACCAATTGGATTTGTTGGCTTAGTTGCACCACATTTAATGCGTCTTATTGGCTACCGTCAACACTTTACTCTCCTTCTCTCTTCTTTCTTATGGGGAGCTGTACTATTACTTGGAGCTGATGTCGTTGGTAGACTAATAGATCCAACTGGGGCTGAACTTCCTGTCGGAGCAGTCACGGCAATGATTGGATCACCTTGGCTTATTTACTTAGTCTATCGAATGATGAAATCGAAACAATATATGAATGATAACGGAGCGAATGCAGCTGGAGCTAGTTCTCGCTATTACTCTTATAAAAAGGTAATCATTATCTCTATCACACTTTGCATTGTGACAATTACTCTTGGTGTTACAATCGGTAGTAACGCTTATATCGAAAGTATTACAAATGTTATATCAGGACAATTAACACAATTTGATAAAAATATGATGATGAACCTTCGTTTACCAAGAATGCTCGTTGCTGCTATTGCTGGCGCATGCCTTGCAATAAGTGGGCTTGTTTTCCAAGGTATATTACGAAACCCACTCGCCGATCCTTCTATTATTGGTATTTCATCGGGAGCTGGTGTTGGTGCTTTAACTATTATGTATGTCTTTCCCGCACTTCCTGGTTTCTTCCTACCAATTGGTGCATTTATCGGCGGACTACTTGCAGTTGGAATTGTTCTCTTCTTCTCATGGAAATCAGGATTTAGCCCAACAGCCCTTGCTTTAATAGGAATTGGTATTTCAGCTCTCGGTTCAGCGATTATTCAAATCTTTATCGTTAGAGCAAATTTGAACGTTGCTGCTGCTTTAACATGGCTATCAGGTAGCACGTATGCAAGAGGATGGAATCACTTAGAAAATATCATTCTATATCCATCGCTAATTCTTGTATTCATTATCTTTTTCTTAATAAAACAACTTGATGTTCTCGTACTTGGAGACGATTTAGCAACGGGACTCGGGCAACCAGTAAATAAAACGCGCCTTGCCCTCATTGTGTTAGCAACACTACTTGCATCTGTAAATATCGCAGCTGTCGGTACAATTGCCTTTCTAGGTCTTGTTGCGCCACACTTAGCACGAATCGTCGTTGGTATGAATCATCAAAGATTATTCGTTTGCTCCGCACTATTTGGAGCAATCCTTCTTTCCATTGCTGATTTACTCGGACGAACAATTGCATATCCGAAAGAAATTCCTTCTGGACTTGTCGTTGCTGTACTTGGAGCACCTTATTTCTTATGGTTGATGAGGAAGAGTGGGAAGAAGGTTAATTAAAAAGGAGGCTTCGTTTTAGAAGCCTCCTTTTTATATACTAAATAAAGTGAAACTTTAATTAGTGGGGGGTTTCTTCATCCCCGCTGATTATTAGCCCACACCAATCGGACTTTTATGAGCAGTGGATCTCCCACCTAACTTCTTTGCTCCAGCCGAATCTTGAGGTGGAAGTTTTACTGTCCGACGAATAGCCGGATAAATTACTCTGATCTCACTAATTTCACAGATTTAGTACTCCCCATAAACTCATGATGTACAGTTAATGTGTTCTCCTCAATTTTCAAATCAGCCTTATGCTTTATTTCCCCCACTAAAAATACAAGCTCTACAGAAATAATCCCTTGGTCCACACTTAATATTCGAAAGTCTCCTATAGTAGTCCCTTTCCCAAAAATATTATGTTCCATAAATTCTCCGCCTGTTTTCTCACTATTAATAGATTCTATTTCCAACCCAACTGGCCTGTCTGTACTTTCTGATGACATCCAAGACCCCTTTAACTTTCCAATATCAGCCTCTTTTTTCTTTTCATTTTTTAACTCTTCCTCTTTTTTCTTAACTTCTGCTTGTTGAGTTAGTAAGCCATCGATTTGCTTATTCAGCTCTTCGGCCCGTTGATTTTCCGAAATAAATTGTTGATTTTGGCCAGTATCGTTAACAATTTTATTTACTATCCCTTTAGCCTCTTCATACTTTTTATCACTCTTTAACTTCTCTGCCTTTTCCAATTGACCTATATATTGACCTTTTAACTCTTTATGCTCTATGAGCGAATCTTTTTGTTCTTTCGCTTGACTTTGAAGGATTGCGGAACCATCTTTCATCTTTTCTACTTCTTGAAACAAACCTATTGCTTGTTCTATATTTCCACTCGATTTCTCTTTTATCGAACTTATCATCTTAGTAGTTTGGTCTTTTAATACCTTTGCTTCTTTATCATCCTTTTTCTCTTCTAATGCTAGCTCAAATGATGCTACTGCCGTGTCATATTCTTTACTCGCTAACGCCAATTTCCCTTGATCCATTGCTTTTTTATAGGTTTCATTGCTACATCCTACCATTAAAAATAAAATTATGATTCCTAAAATCAATCTTTTCATAATATCTCCCTAAATTAATATAATTCTATATACACTCAATAGCATCATAAAATTTATATATAAAATTTTAAATA from Bacillus cereus G9842 includes the following:
- a CDS encoding TetR/AcrR family transcriptional regulator, which gives rise to MKKNRPKYNQIIDAAVIVIAENGYHQAQVSKIAKQAGVADGTIYLYFKNKEDILISLFQEKMGDFVETIRQKTAGIESAVSKLFMLVETHFLLLSQNDPLAIVTQLELRQSNQDLRLKINEVLKGYLQVMDEILETGIKQGEFQADLNVRVARQMIFGTVDEVVTNWVMSDHKYDLVALSKTVHGLLIAACGYRQ
- a CDS encoding ABC transporter substrate-binding protein; this translates as MKKILSIFIVVLLFAVGCGQQKEEKKETKADNKNQAITIKHAEGETKLDKPAKKVVVLEWVYSEDLLALGVQPVGMADIKNYNKWVNTKTKPSKDVVDVGTRQQPNLEEISRLKPDLIITASFRSKAIKNELEQIAPTVMFDPSTSNNDHFAEMTETFKQIAKAVGKEEEGKKVLADMDKAFADAKAKIEKADLKDKNIAMAQAFTAKNVPTFRILTDNSLALQVTKKLGLTNTFEAGKSEPDGFKQTTVESLQSVQDSNFIYIVADEDNIFDTQLKGNPAWEELKFKKENKMYKLKGDTWIFGGPESATSLATQVADVMTAKK
- a CDS encoding long-chain-fatty-acid--CoA ligase, which produces MEKTWLKSYPEEIPSTISYDIQPLHGYVEQMASRYPEKKALHFLGKDITFSDFHDKVKRFANYLQKLGVEKGDRVAIMLPNCPQAVIGYYGTLLAGGIVVQTNPLYTERELEYQLHDSGAKVILCLDLVFPRVTNVQSATKIEHIIVTRIADFLPFPKNLLYPFVQKKQSNLVVKVSESETIHLWNSVEKEVNTNVEVPCDPENDLALLQYTGGTTGFPKGVMLTHKNLVSNTLMGVHWLYNCNEGEEVVLGVLPFFHVYGMTAVMNLSIMQGYKMVLIPKFDMKMIFEAIKKHKVTLFPGAPTIYIALLNSPLLKEYDISSIRACISGSAPLPVEVQEKFEKVTGGKLVEGYGLTESSPVTHSNFLWEKRVPGSIGVPWPDTEAIIMSLETGEALPPGEIGEIVVKGPQIMKGYWNKPEETAAVLQDGWLHTGDVGYMDEDGFFYVKDRKKDMIVASGFNVYPREVEEVLYEHEKVQEVVTIGVPDPYRGETVKAFVVLKEGTECSEEELNQFARKYLAAYKVPKVYEFRDELPKTTVGKILRRVLMDEEKRKNEDEQTG
- a CDS encoding BclA C-terminal domain-containing protein produces the protein MSSWSNNINGYCGCNNQNGVHVDSCCFSCDGTVPKVGPTGPTGATGITGATGSTGATGVTGDTGATGATGITGATGPTGVTGVTGATGVTGDTGPTGATGITGATGPTGVTGITGATGPTGATGGTGPTGATGVTGDTGATGATGITGATGDTGATGATGPTGTSITATYAFANNTSGTAISVLLGGTNVPLPNNQNIGPGITVSGGNTVFTVANAGNYYISYTINITASLLVSSRITINGAPLAGTINSPALATTSFSATIITTLAAGSAISLQLFGLLAVATLSTTTPGAVLTIIRLS